A genomic segment from Phycisphaerae bacterium encodes:
- a CDS encoding MoxR family ATPase: MHTNRGIGASLQSLRDNVSQVFLGRPLVVDQLIVGLISGGHVLIEDVPGVGKTILARALAKSVSCSFSRIQLTPDLLPSDLLGVSIFNDRTREFEFNRGPVFANIVLADEINRTTPRTQSALLEAMNEGQVTMDGQSMTLGRPFMVIATQNPFEFEGTYFLPENQLDRFTLRISIGYPSAEQEARIIQEQPARKSIEKISAVMDGEEVCRIQEAVDDVKVDGSVMDYVLRFVEATRQHRHLDLGVSPRGSQALVRTAQAMALLEERDYVLPDDIKSLAVPVCAHRVLSKSYLDDSQSSSTSHIISQIIEEIVVPV, encoded by the coding sequence ATGCATACCAATCGTGGAATAGGTGCATCTCTCCAGTCGCTGCGGGATAACGTTTCGCAGGTGTTCCTGGGCCGGCCGTTGGTCGTCGACCAGTTGATCGTGGGCCTGATCAGCGGCGGACACGTGCTGATCGAGGACGTGCCGGGCGTGGGCAAGACCATTCTGGCCCGGGCGCTGGCCAAGAGCGTAAGCTGCAGTTTTTCGCGGATTCAGCTCACGCCCGACCTGCTGCCCAGCGACCTGCTGGGCGTTTCGATCTTCAACGACCGGACGCGCGAGTTCGAGTTCAACCGGGGTCCGGTGTTCGCCAACATCGTCCTGGCCGACGAGATCAACCGGACGACCCCGCGGACCCAGTCGGCCCTGCTGGAGGCCATGAACGAGGGCCAGGTGACGATGGACGGCCAGAGCATGACCCTGGGCCGCCCGTTCATGGTCATTGCGACGCAGAACCCCTTCGAGTTCGAGGGGACCTACTTCCTGCCGGAAAACCAGTTGGACCGGTTCACCCTCCGGATTTCGATCGGGTATCCCTCAGCGGAGCAGGAGGCCCGGATCATCCAGGAGCAGCCGGCCCGCAAGTCGATCGAGAAGATCTCAGCGGTAATGGACGGCGAAGAGGTTTGCCGCATCCAGGAAGCGGTCGATGACGTGAAGGTGGATGGTTCGGTGATGGACTACGTGCTGCGGTTCGTCGAGGCAACCCGCCAGCACCGGCACCTGGATCTGGGCGTCTCGCCGCGCGGCTCGCAGGCCCTGGTGCGAACGGCCCAGGCGATGGCGCTGCTGGAGGAGCGGGACTACGTGCTGCCGGACGACATCAAGTCGCTGGCCGTTCCGGTCTGCGCCCACCGCGTCCTAAGCAAGAGTTATCTGGACGACAGCCAATCGAGTTCCACCTCCCATATCATCTCGCAGATCATTGAGGAGATCGTGGTGCCCGTATAA